In Dryobates pubescens isolate bDryPub1 chromosome 15, bDryPub1.pri, whole genome shotgun sequence, the following proteins share a genomic window:
- the RRP7A gene encoding ribosomal RNA-processing protein 7 homolog A isoform X2, whose product MAAAAERVVAVAPPGYTALAVKFGERQRSPHCLLVKEHQVREGAGTTHPARRTLFVLNVPPYCSRDSLVRLFSRCGHVQSVYLCDKPELGEKKEKSTSKFFNRKTVTGFHVAYVVFRKPAGVQAAKALSQEGPLLISTESHPVKTGISKWIASYAASVVDPKELKAEVDAYMQDYDKKIAEEEAKAAQEEGVPDEEGWVKVTRKGRKPGLPRTEAASLRVLEKEKQKRARKELLNFYAWQHRETKREHIAQLRKKFEEDKQRIALMRAQRKFRPY is encoded by the exons ATGGCGGCCGCCGCGGAACGTGTGGTCGCGGTGGCGCCGCCGGGCTACACGG CTCTGGCGGTGAAGTTCGGGGAGCGGCAGCGCTCGCCGCACTGCTTGCTGGTGAAGGAGCACCAGGTTCGGGAGGGCGCCGGCACCACGCACCCGGCTCGCCGCACCCTCTTCGTCCTCAACGTCCCCCCGTACTGCAGCCGG GACTCGCTGGTCAGGCTGTTCAGCCGCTGCGGCCACGTCCAGTCTGTGTACCTCTGTGACAAGCCGGAgctgggagagaaaaaagagaagtcgACGTCCAAATTCTTCAACCGCAAAACTGTTACG GGCTTTCATGTAGCATATGTGGTGTTCAGGAAACCAGCTGgtgtccaggcagccaaggCCCTGTCACAGGAAGGTCCCTTACTGATATCAACAGAGAGCCACCCTGTGAAGACTGGCATTAGCA AGTGGATTGCCAGCTACGCAGCCTCAGTTGTGGATCCAAAGGAGCTGAAGGCTGAGGTGGATGCCTACATGCAAGACTATGACAAAAAGATAGCAGag GAAGAAGCCAAAGCAGCCCAGGAGGAGGGCGTTCCAGATGAGGAGGGCTGGGTGAAAGTGACGCGGAAGGGACGGAAGCCTGGCCTGCCCCGGACAGAGGCTGCCAGCCTGAGagtgctggagaaggagaagcagaaacGGGCCCGCAAAGAGCTGCTCAACTTCTATGCCTGGCAGCATCGCGAGACCAAGAGAGAAC ACATCGCCCAGTTGAGGAAGAAGTTTGAGGAGGACAAGCAGAGAATTGCATTGATGCGAGCCCAGCGCAAGTTTCGGCCgtactga
- the RRP7A gene encoding ribosomal RNA-processing protein 7 homolog A isoform X1: protein MAAAAERVVAVAPPGYTGKGVRGGAGGTGSRAKAGAESLTGASLAALAVKFGERQRSPHCLLVKEHQVREGAGTTHPARRTLFVLNVPPYCSRDSLVRLFSRCGHVQSVYLCDKPELGEKKEKSTSKFFNRKTVTGFHVAYVVFRKPAGVQAAKALSQEGPLLISTESHPVKTGISKWIASYAASVVDPKELKAEVDAYMQDYDKKIAEEEAKAAQEEGVPDEEGWVKVTRKGRKPGLPRTEAASLRVLEKEKQKRARKELLNFYAWQHRETKREHIAQLRKKFEEDKQRIALMRAQRKFRPY, encoded by the exons ATGGCGGCCGCCGCGGAACGTGTGGTCGCGGTGGCGCCGCCGGGCTACACGGGTAAGGGGGTCCGGGGCGGCGCGGGAGGGACCGGGAGCAGGGCTAAGGCGGGAGCGGAATCCTTAACCGGTGCGTCGCTTGCAGCTCTGGCGGTGAAGTTCGGGGAGCGGCAGCGCTCGCCGCACTGCTTGCTGGTGAAGGAGCACCAGGTTCGGGAGGGCGCCGGCACCACGCACCCGGCTCGCCGCACCCTCTTCGTCCTCAACGTCCCCCCGTACTGCAGCCGG GACTCGCTGGTCAGGCTGTTCAGCCGCTGCGGCCACGTCCAGTCTGTGTACCTCTGTGACAAGCCGGAgctgggagagaaaaaagagaagtcgACGTCCAAATTCTTCAACCGCAAAACTGTTACG GGCTTTCATGTAGCATATGTGGTGTTCAGGAAACCAGCTGgtgtccaggcagccaaggCCCTGTCACAGGAAGGTCCCTTACTGATATCAACAGAGAGCCACCCTGTGAAGACTGGCATTAGCA AGTGGATTGCCAGCTACGCAGCCTCAGTTGTGGATCCAAAGGAGCTGAAGGCTGAGGTGGATGCCTACATGCAAGACTATGACAAAAAGATAGCAGag GAAGAAGCCAAAGCAGCCCAGGAGGAGGGCGTTCCAGATGAGGAGGGCTGGGTGAAAGTGACGCGGAAGGGACGGAAGCCTGGCCTGCCCCGGACAGAGGCTGCCAGCCTGAGagtgctggagaaggagaagcagaaacGGGCCCGCAAAGAGCTGCTCAACTTCTATGCCTGGCAGCATCGCGAGACCAAGAGAGAAC ACATCGCCCAGTTGAGGAAGAAGTTTGAGGAGGACAAGCAGAGAATTGCATTGATGCGAGCCCAGCGCAAGTTTCGGCCgtactga
- the SERHL2 gene encoding serine hydrolase-like protein 2 isoform X2, translated as MFSELKFPVPWGHVAAKAWGPSEGHPVLCLHGWLDNANTFDKLIPLLPKGYYYVAMDFSGHGLSSHRPAGAPYHFLDYVTDVRRVAAALQWRRFTLMGHSMGGSVAGMFCFLYPEMVDKLILLENLGFLLAPEDTEAWLESKRVVIDRLLSLEAKQQTPRARSPEAALERLLEANSHLTAEGGAVLLQRGATETPAGLVYNRDLRVRTQSREYFTVEQCVKLLQKIQDRVLIIVAHDGLLVPHKLDTRNQFVKALREAFDTTLKEHIQLVEVPGSHFVHLNEPEVVSGIISNFLTVQNARARL; from the exons ATGTTCTCAGAGTTGAAGTTCCCTGTGCCCTGGGGCCACGTGGCAGCCAAGGCCTGGGGACCCTCGGAGGGACACCCTGTGTTGTGCCTGCATGGCTGGCTGGACAATGCCAACACCTTTGATAAGCTCATTCCGCTGCTCCCCAAAG GCTACTATTACGTGGCAATGGACTTTTCTGGCCATGGTTTATCATCCCACCGACCTGCAGGTGCCCCTTACCATTTCCTGGACTACGTGACTGATGTGCGCCGGGTGGCAGCAG CCTTGCAGTGGAGACGGTTCACCCTGATGGGTCACAGTATGG GTGGGTCTGTGGCAGGAATG tTCTGTTTCCTTTATCCTGAGATGGTGGATAAGCTGATCCTGCTGGAAAATCTTGGCTTTCTGCTAGCTCCAGAG GACACCGAGGCGTGGCTGGAATCAAAACGGGTGGTGATTGACAGGTTGCTGAGTCTAGAGGCAAAGCAGCAAACTCCCAGAGCACggagccctgaagcagcttTGGAGAG GCTCTTAGAAGCAAACAGCCATCTGACAGCAGAGGGTGGGGCAGTCCTACTGCAGCGAGGAGCAACTGAGACACCCGCTG gGCTGGTGTATAACAGAGATCTGAGAGTCCGTACG CAAAGTCGAGAGTACTTCACCGTGGAGCAGTGTGTGAAGCTCTTGCAGAAGATCCAGGATCGTGTCCTCATCATTGT AGCACATGATGGACTCTTGGTACCACACAAGCTAGACACCAGAAACCAGTTTGTGAAAGCCCTGCGGGAGGCTTTTGACACCACCCTCAAAGAG cacatccagctaGTAGAGGTGCCTGGGAGTCATTTTGTGCACCTGAACGAGCCTGAGGTGGTGTCTGGGATCATCAGCAACTTCCTGACAGTGCAAAATGCTAGGGCCAGGCTCTAG
- the SERHL2 gene encoding serine hydrolase-like protein 2 isoform X1: MFSELKFPVPWGHVAAKAWGPSEGHPVLCLHGWLDNANTFDKLIPLLPKGYYYVAMDFSGHGLSSHRPAGAPYHFLDYVTDVRRVAAALQWRRFTLMGHSMGGSVAGMVSKASFLHGVCDFCTWDNKGEKKEGTNSVGLGSQGSRSPSLTPSPGQQDEDITQGPAVLFFSCCFLSPQFCFLYPEMVDKLILLENLGFLLAPEDTEAWLESKRVVIDRLLSLEAKQQTPRARSPEAALERLLEANSHLTAEGGAVLLQRGATETPAGLVYNRDLRVRTQSREYFTVEQCVKLLQKIQDRVLIIVAHDGLLVPHKLDTRNQFVKALREAFDTTLKEHIQLVEVPGSHFVHLNEPEVVSGIISNFLTVQNARARL, translated from the exons ATGTTCTCAGAGTTGAAGTTCCCTGTGCCCTGGGGCCACGTGGCAGCCAAGGCCTGGGGACCCTCGGAGGGACACCCTGTGTTGTGCCTGCATGGCTGGCTGGACAATGCCAACACCTTTGATAAGCTCATTCCGCTGCTCCCCAAAG GCTACTATTACGTGGCAATGGACTTTTCTGGCCATGGTTTATCATCCCACCGACCTGCAGGTGCCCCTTACCATTTCCTGGACTACGTGACTGATGTGCGCCGGGTGGCAGCAG CCTTGCAGTGGAGACGGTTCACCCTGATGGGTCACAGTATGG GTGGGTCTGTGGCAGGAATGGTGAGTAAAGCTTCCTTTCTTCATGGGGTTTGTGATTTCTGCACCTGGGAcaacaaaggagaaaagaaggaagggacaaatTCTGTGGGGCTTGGATCTCAGGGTAGCAGAAGCCCTTCCCTGACCCCTTCTCCAGGGCAGCAGGATGAAGACATCACTCAAGGTCCAGCTGTTCTCTTTTTCTCAtgttgttttctctctcctcagtTCTGTTTCCTTTATCCTGAGATGGTGGATAAGCTGATCCTGCTGGAAAATCTTGGCTTTCTGCTAGCTCCAGAG GACACCGAGGCGTGGCTGGAATCAAAACGGGTGGTGATTGACAGGTTGCTGAGTCTAGAGGCAAAGCAGCAAACTCCCAGAGCACggagccctgaagcagcttTGGAGAG GCTCTTAGAAGCAAACAGCCATCTGACAGCAGAGGGTGGGGCAGTCCTACTGCAGCGAGGAGCAACTGAGACACCCGCTG gGCTGGTGTATAACAGAGATCTGAGAGTCCGTACG CAAAGTCGAGAGTACTTCACCGTGGAGCAGTGTGTGAAGCTCTTGCAGAAGATCCAGGATCGTGTCCTCATCATTGT AGCACATGATGGACTCTTGGTACCACACAAGCTAGACACCAGAAACCAGTTTGTGAAAGCCCTGCGGGAGGCTTTTGACACCACCCTCAAAGAG cacatccagctaGTAGAGGTGCCTGGGAGTCATTTTGTGCACCTGAACGAGCCTGAGGTGGTGTCTGGGATCATCAGCAACTTCCTGACAGTGCAAAATGCTAGGGCCAGGCTCTAG
- the LOC104302072 gene encoding suppressor of cytokine signaling 1 has product MIRGRPDDLHKTHATVPRPQRQHRSLLSSPAPPSLPNRFRMFRSCEWEVLERSLTILQASDFYWGPLSVGEAHAKLQREPVGTYLVRDSSQGNCLFSLSVRMPAGPVSLRISFQEGYFRLKNWFSDCVVRLLELVVAGTRNNPLHFDEMGGTPLVFSEPLCRSRRAVPTLRELCCRSLPTGAAAAGDGAGMGGSMGICPREEVFSPLGRRGGSEGSVVTSPSLSWTGR; this is encoded by the coding sequence atgatcagagggcggCCAGATGATCTGCACAAGACGCACGCCACTGTTCCTCGTCCGCAAAGGCAGCAtcgcagccttctctccagccctgcGCCGCCCAGCCTGCCCAATCGCTTCCGGATGTTCCGCAGCTGCGAGTGGGAGGTCCTGGAGCGGTCCCTCACTATCCTTCAGGCCAGTGACTTCTACTGGGGCCCCTTGTCCGTGGGGGAGGCTCACGCCAAGCTCCAGCGGGAGCCCGTCGGCACCTACTTGGTGCGGGACAGTTCTCAGGGCAACTGCTTGTTCAGCCTGAGCGTGCGGATGCCCGCAGGGCCCGTCAGCCTCCGCATCTCCTTCCAGGAGGGCTATTTCCGCCTGAAGAATTGGTTTTCAGACTGCGTGGTccggctgctggagctggtggtggcGGGAACCCGGAACAACCCCTTGCACTTTGATGAGATGGGGGGAACCCCCCTAGTCTTCTCTGAGCCCCTGTGCCGGAGCCGCCGGGCCGTGCCCACGCTGCGAGAGCTCTGTTGCCGGAGCCTGCCcactggtgctgcagcagctggggatggagcaggaatgGGGGGCTCCATGGGGATATGCCCAAGGGAGGAGGTGTTCTCACCCCTGGGCAGAAGGGGAGGGTCAGAGGGAAGTGTTGTTACCAGCCCCTCTCTGTCCTGGACTGGTAGATGA